CCGCGGATCGGCTAGGCAGACCTCGATCAGCCGGTCGGCGAGGGTTTCGATCAGGTTGACCGGCTCGCCGGTGACCACCGCGACCAGGCGTTCGGCCAGCTCCCCGTAGTGCACGGTGTCGGTCACGTCGTCGGACCGGGCGGCCGGGCCGAGATCGAGTTCCAGTACCGCGTCGACGACGAACTCCTGCCCACTGGCGCGTTCGAAGTCGTACACACCGTGCCGGCCGTGCGCCCGCAGACCGGTCAGTTCGATCCGGTCGCTCACGCCGGCACTGAGTCGATGATTCACTCGCTCACGCTCTCATGCCGGCACCGGGGCGAGGCGGGGACGGCCGGTGGCCTGCCAGACGGCGAGCGCGTCGAC
This is a stretch of genomic DNA from Micromonospora sp. WMMD1082. It encodes these proteins:
- the folB gene encoding dihydroneopterin aldolase, which produces MSDRIELTGLRAHGRHGVYDFERASGQEFVVDAVLELDLGPAARSDDVTDTVHYGELAERLVAVVTGEPVNLIETLADRLIEVCLADPRVSGATVTVHKPEAPVPHAFTDVAVTMRRTRTR